The Mesomycoplasma ovipneumoniae ATCC 29419 genome segment CGCTATAAGCAGAACGATAATACGGTTTAAACCAAAAAACTGGTTTTTTTGAGTCAAATTGTGCAATTATTTCATCAAAAAGTCCGTATTCTTGGCCGCCAAAGTAAAAAATTTGGAAATTTTCTAGTTTAAGTTTGGCTCAACTTGGTAAAATAAAATAATCCGGTTCGTCAAGGTCGACATTCTCGGTGGGGAAAAAATATCTAGGACCAAATAAAATTTGCAGCAAATAGATAAATTCAATTTTATTTGTTCATTTATTCAAATTATCATAATAAAATTGACCATTTTTACCAAAAAGGTCGATGCAATATTTTCGATATTCAGAACCGAATTTATCAAATCAACTAAGAATAAATTTATCCCGGTTTTCAATGTTTAAATCAAGCTTTTTAATCCCGTATTTTTCAAATTTTTTAAGCAAATTTTCATAAGTTTCAAAAGTAAATACATTTTGAATGGGGTTAATTTTGGTTTTTTTACTAAAATTATAATTCTCTTTTAATAACAAATTGTAGATATTTTCTACTTTTTTGCCTAAATATGCTTTATTTATATCTAGAAACTTTGAATTATATTCATATCTATTTGATAAAAAATCAAAGATTTTTTCGTGATAATTTGATAAATTTTTTGGCTTTGCATAAGGAACGCTTTCTTTGATTTCCTTAATTATCAGATTTTCAATTTTTTTTAGTTCATCTTTTGATTTGAACATTTTTTTGAAAAACTGCAGGAAAGGAAATTGAAAATTCACATTTTTTTTGTCACCAAAATTTTCAAAAGCGACGATTAGTACTCTAAAATCTTTAGTCTCATAGGGAGTGTCCGAAAAATAGGGTTCTCATTTGCATTTATCACTTAGATTTTCTTTTTTTCGACAATAATCTTTATCAGTTCATCTACGTGACAAACACCTAATTTCATCATAAAAATCAAAGTCTTTCAGTTTTTTCAAAAAAAAGACTGTTTTTGGGATATCTTCTAGTCTTAAATTATAAACATAATCATCACGTTTGTAATCTAAGGCAATAATAGTTTCAATTGGATTGTTTACAACCGCGCAAGAATCCATGACATAAACTCATAAAAAGTCTGGAATTGCTCGATATTCATTATTACAATCATTGGGAAAATCTTCATCGGAAAATATCCGTTCAATTAAGCAATAACTTTTAATATCAATTTCTAAATATTTTAGTTCTTTTAATTGTTTTTTTGCTTTAGACTTCAAATCTAATTGGACTGCCATATAAAAAATGTACCTTTTCTACACTTAACATTTTATCCCTGTCTACATGTTTCTTTTTAAGCCTTACTCTTCTTACATGATAACTTGGGAAAAATTTTTGTATATGATTTTGGATTAGATTGTTTATCAGGAATCTCAAAAGCATTTTTAGGGTACTTTCAATCAATAGAATCATGAGCAAGTCCACTTCCAGTAACAAAAGGACCTTTAGTAAAATCGGGATCCTTATTTAAATTATTATTTTGTCTTCGTAGCCATCCGTTTCCTACAATCAAATTTGCTGTATCTCTTGTTTTTTCAGCCAAATTTATCATAACTCGTCAATTATATGAATAAAAATCAATAGGTGAATTTAGTTTCTTATCCATAATTTTAAGGTCATCAACATTTTTATTATTTTTTACTGAACTAGGCAAGAAAATATCAATAATAATTTTGGTTAATTCTGATTGGACTAGCAAACTTCCAACCGCTAAAAGTCAGGCACATTTTTTACAAGTAAACATAAATTCAACTAACAAAATTGCTATTTTTAAATAGATAAAAAAGAAAAACAGGTTAAAAATTTTAAAAATAAAGTTAAATCTTTTATCATTAAATTTATTAATTAACAAAAAGACCTACGATTTTCCTTTTATCTCAATAAATTTTTTACTTTTATGACCACGAAAATCTACTCTTGCAATTTCATCATAATATTCAGTCCAATCATCAGAATCTCAAGAAAAGAGAAGGTGTTGTTGTAAAATTAATTCTTTTTCTTGTTGGGTATATAAATTAGTATTTTCTAGAAAGCGTCTAAAATACTCAAATTCATGATCTGTTTCTTTTAGAAATTTATTCAAGGCATCTCGATATAAAATTAATTCTTCCATAGATGATCCAATCACATTTTTAGTTAAATTATTTTGCCTTGGTGGTCATGAGACATAGAACTCCGGATCCTTACCATCACGCAGAAAAATATCTTGTTCAAGTTTGACTAATTTTTGTTTGAAATAATATTTTAAAATTTCGTATTTACCTCCATAAATATCATCATATAAATTTGAATGGCCAAATCAGTAATAAATTTTTTGACCATCAACATTCAATAAAATGAAATTTTTTAATGCAATTGGCAAAATCCGTGCTTCACCAGCTCCATAGGCGGAATAGTAAAATGGTTGAAATCAAAAAACTGGCTTTTTTGAGTCAAATTGGGAAATTATTTCATCAAAAAGGCCATATTCCTGCCCGTCAAAGTAAAAAATTTCGAAATTTTCAAGTTTTAATTTTGCCCAACTTGGTAGAATAAGAAAATCAGGCTCATCGGGATAAAAATCTAGATCTTCAACTCAATATTTAGGACCAAATAGAATTTGCAACAAATAGATTAATTCGATTTTATTTGTCCAATTATTCGCAATATCATAATACGTTTGGCCTCTTTTACCAAAAAGTTCGATGCAATATTTTCGATATTCTGGGCCAAATTTATCAAATCAACTAAGAATAAATTTATCACGATTTTCAATATTTAAGTTAAGTTTTTTGATCCCGTATTTTTCAAATTTTTTAAGCAAATTTTCATAAGTTTCAAAAGTAAATACATTTTGAATTGGATCAATTTGCGTTTTATCACCAAAATTATAATTCTCTTTTAATAACAAATTGTAGATATTTTCTACATTTTGTCCTAAATATGCTTTATTTATGTCTAGAAATTCTGAGTTATATTCATATCTATTTGATAAAAAATCAAAGATTTTTTCGTGGTAATTTGCTAAATTTTTTGGCTTTGCATAAGGAACGCTTTCCTGAATTTCCTTAATAATTAAAGCTTCAATTTCTCTCAATCTGCTTTTTGATTTAAATATTTTTCAAAAATAAGCAGGATAAGAAATTGAAAATTCACATTTTTCAATATCATCAAAGTTTTCAAAGACAACAACAACTTTTTTAAAATCTTTACCATCGCGTAAAGCAGATGCAGAATAAAGATCAGATTTATAAACAACATTTTCTTCTTCGTTTATTTCGCAATATTCAACGTGGTGACAGTCGCCAATTAAACACTTAATATCGTTATGAAATTGGAAATCTTCGAGTTTTTTGGAAAAAAACGAACTTTTTGGGATATCTTCCAGTTTTAAATTATAAATATAATCTTCTTGTTTATAATTTAAGCTAATAATTCTTTCAATTGGATTAGGATTGTAGGTTTCTTTAAGGTAATCGTATAAAAAATTTGGAAATGGATAATTCTTATAATAACAATCAGACGTTGAATCCACATCATCATCAGTCATATTGCCAATTGAACAACGACTTTTAATATTAATTTCTATATATTTTAGTTTAATTAATTGTTTTTTTGCGTTAGTTACTAAATCTAATTGCCTTTCCATATAAAAAATGCACCTTTTCAACATTTAACATTTTTTTTCTTGGTATAAATTCCGACTCAATACCCTTTTCCTCATCCCCTATCATTCTTAATCTCCTTACATGATAATTGGGAAAATATATTTTTATGTATGATGGTATTTTTTCATCTTTACTTTTATCAATATCAAACGCATTTTTAGGGTTAGTTCAATCAATAGCATCGCTAGCTAGACCTTCTCCAACAACAAAGTGATCTTTAGTAAAACCGGAATCTTTATTTAAATTATTATTTGGATCAATTGACCATCTATTTCCCACAATCAAATTTGCTGTATCTCTTGTTTTTTGAGCCAAAGTTCACATAACTGGCTCATTAAATGAATAAAAATCAATAGGGGACTTTAATTTTTCCTCCATATTTTTACGGTCATAATAATTATCATTAATTTTAGCTTTTACTGAACTATGCAGGAAAGTATCAATAATAATTTTGGTTAATTCTGATTGGGTTAGCAAACTTCCAACCGCTAAAATTCAGTAACATTTTCGCAAGTAAACATAAATTCAACTAACAAAATTGCTATTTTTAAATAAATAAGAATTTAAAAAAGTAAGTTAAGAATTTTAAAAATAAACTTAAATCTTTTGTCTTTAAATTTATTAATTAACAAAAAGATCTACGATTCCCCTTCTATCTCAATAAATTTTTTGCTTTTATAACCGCGAAAATCTACTCTTGCAATTTCATTATAATATTCAGTTTTATCATCGTTATCTGAAGAATAGATAAGGTGTTGTTGTAAAATTAATTCTTTTTCTTGTTGGGTATATAAATTAGTATTTTCTAGAAAGCGTCTAAAAAACCCAAATTCATGGTCTATTTCTTTTAAATATTTATTCAACGCATCCCGATATAAAATTAATTCTTCCATAGATGATTCCATCACATTTTTATCTAAATCGATTTGCCTTGGCGATCTAGAAACATAGAACTCCGGATCCTTGCCATCACGCAGAAAAATATCTTGTTCAAGTTTGACCAATTTTTGTTTGAAATAATATTTTAAAATTTCGTATTTACCTTGATAAATATTATTATATAAATTTGAATGACCAAATCAGTAATAAATTTTTTTCACCGTCAACATTCAATAAAAATAAAATTTTTCAATGCAATTGGCAAGATTCATGCATCGCCGACCCATAGGCGGAGTAGTAATATGGTTGAAATCAAAAACTGGCTTTTTTGAGTCAAATTGAGAAATTATTTCATCAAAAAGACCATATTCTTGTCCACCAAAGTAAAAAATTTCGAAATTTTCAAGTTTTAATTTTGCTCAGCTTGGCAAAATAAAAAAATCAGGTTCAGTAGGATAATAAAAATCTCAATCTTCAACTCAATATTTAGAGCCAAATAAAATTTGCAACAAATAGATTAATTCGATTTTATTTGTCCAATTATTCGCATGATCATAATAATTTTTTCCGTCTTCACCAAAAAGTTTGATGCAATATTCGCGATATTCCGGACCAAATTTATCAAATCAACTAAGAATAAATTTATCACGATTTTCAATATTTAAGTTAAGTTTTTTGATCCCGTATTTTTCAAATTTTTTAAGCAAATTTTCATAAGTTTCAAAAGTAAATACATTTTGAATTGGATCAATTTGCGTTTTATCACCAAAATTATAATTCTCTTTTAATAACAAATTGTAGATATTTTCTACATTTTGTCCTAAATATGCTTTATTTATGTCTAGAAATTCTGAGTTATATTCATATCTATTTGATAAAAAATCAAAGATTTTTTCGTGGTAATTTGCTAAATTTTTCGGCTTTGCATAAGGAACACTTTCCTGAATTTCCTTAATAATTAAAGCTTCAATTTCTCTCAATCTGCTTCTTGATTTAAATATTTTTCAAAAAATAAGCAGGATAAGAAATTGAAAATTCGCATTTTTCAATATCATCAAGGTTTTCAAATACAACAACAACTTTTTAAAAGCTTTACCATCGCGTAAAGCAGATGCGGAATAAAGATCAGATTTATAAACAACATTTTCTTCTTCGTTTATTTCACAATATTCAATGTGGTGACAGTCGCCAATTAAACACTTAATATCGTTATGAAAATGAAAATCTTTGAGTTTTTTGGAAAAAAACGCACTTTTCGGGATATCTTCCAGTTTTAAATTATAAACATAATCTTCTTGTTTATAATTTAAACTTATAATTCTTTCAATTGGATTAGGATCGAAGATGTTATCATAAAGATAATTGGATAAAAAATTTGTAAATGGATAATTATTATAATAACAATCAGAAGTTAAATCAACATCATCCTTAGTCATATTGCCAACTGAACAGCGACTTTTAATGTTAATTTCTATATATTTTAGTTTAATTAACTGTTTTTTTGCCTTAGTTACTGAATCTAATTGCTTCTCCATATAAAAAATGCACCTTTTCAACATTTAACATTTTTTCTCTTGGTATAAATTCCCTCTTTCCGAATTTTCGCTTTATCATTCTTGCTCTCCTTACATGATAACTGGGAAAATATATTTTTACGTATGATGGTATGTTTTTATTTTCATTTCCATTTTCATTTCCATTTTCATTTTCATTTTCATTTCCATTTTTACTTGTATCATAAATATCAAACGCATTTTTAGGGTTAGTTCAATCAATAGCATCATTAGCTAGACCTTCTCCAACAACAAAGTGATCTTTAGTAAAACCGATATCTTTATTTAAATTATTAGTTGGATCTCATGACCATCTATTTCTCACTATCAAATTTGCTGTATATTTTGTTTTTTCAGCCAAACTTTTCATAACTGGTTCATTATATGAATAAAAATCAATAGGTGAATTTAGTTTTTTATCCATAATTTTAAGGTCGTCAACATTTTTATTATTTTTTACTGAACTAGGTAGCAAGTTATTAATAATAATTTTGGTTAATTCTGATTGGGCTAGCAAACTTCCAACCGCTAAAAGTCAAGCTGCAGGTTCTGGAATTGCTTGTTTACTAATAACAAAATGAGGTTCTAACTTTTCATTGTGAAAATTAAAAAATCATGCAGGATGAATTCCAGTGTATTGTTTTAATTTTTCCTTATCTTTTGCTTTTACAATAGAAAGTTCTAAAGTCGCTGTATTTGCTATTTCTTTAATACTAGGCTCACCTTTTGCTTTTGGCAATTTATCTAAGTCAACCACAATTGAGCTTTCAGTTCTTCAAGTAACAGGGTTATTATTAGCTGGGTCATGAACAGGACTATAATCATCTGACGTATAGTAACTTTCACGGTTCCCAAATCATCTACCTACATCATCAACAACCTTTGGAAAAGTTTCCACAGCTACCGCAGCAGCTGTGGAAACTGCTACTGCGGCAATGGCAGCTGCGACAGCGTTTGAAATAAATGGAATAAAAGGCAAAAGGAAAAAGAAGGTTTTTTCAACCCGAATTTGATTTTGAAGCTCTCTAAAGTCAAAAACGTAACCTTCTAATTTTAGTTTTGGCACACCTTCTTCAAAATAGAGTTCAGCTTTTTTGTTAACGAATTCAAGTGAAGCACTATTTAAAATTACCTCACCTTCTTGATTAATTTGAATTTCGATATCATCTAGATTAGGAGAGTCTGAATTAGTACTTGTTTTGTTTAGATGTGTTTTGGCTTTTTAATATTTGCGTTGATGACAAGCGAATTTTGTTGGTTTTTGGTCGAAATAATTTGGACTAAATCATCAAAATTTACCGGTTTTTTGAATTTGATAAATCTATATCACGAGTTTCAAGTTTAAAATCTGAATAGGTTTTTGTATTTTGAAAGTGTCAAAGCGACCCAAAAACACTTAGACTTAATGATGAAAAAGCAATAATATTAGTTATAAACTTAAAAAGTTTTAGTTTTTTCTTCATTTTTTCTCCTTAATATTAAAATTCTTTAATATAAAATTGTAACATGTATTTGAGAATTTTTGTGAAAATTTCATTTAAAAAGAATAAATTAATACAAATTAGCACGCTAATTTTAGGTATCTTCAAAAAGGTGCGTCAAAATCAAGCGATACAGATTCATAGTTCAAGACAAATCTAAGAACATTAAAATTGACAAATCTAAAGGTTAAAAATTGCAATTTTGCATTTTCGGGAAGAATTTCCCGAGTTTCCCAGTTTTAAGACAAAAATTCGCTTTTTAGTGAATCTAAATATGAAAAAACAACGGTAAATCGGTGTTTTTTGATTTTAAAATCTTAATTTTTATTACTATCATTTACTAGCATTTTAAGTAATTTTATGGTATAATTATAAATTATGAAAAAACAAAAATTAACTAAGTTGGTTTAGTAACGATGTTGCAAAAATTAAGGCAAAGGGTTGAATTTAACACTTTAGATCAGCAAATGATATTTAAAAATCGAGATGGTGTTCCTAGTGATCCGAATATTTGAAATAGGTATGATTTTTACTTTGATATCTTAATAAATCACTAAAAAAATTGTAAGTAACTTTTACCAAAAAACTTAAAAACTGCCTAAAACCAGATGCTTTTTTAAAATTACCTTATGAAACTGGGAAACTCGGGACATTAAAATTGACAAATCTAAAGGTTAAAAATTGCAATTTTGCATTTTCGGGAAGAATTTAGACAAATTTATAAAAAAGAAAAATGCAAAATTGACACAAAAAGTCAATTTTGCATTTTTAAGAAACAGTTTAATAAGAAATTGCCAAAAAAGTTTGATAAATCTATGAAAAATAAATCTCTGTTAGCGCAGAAAGAAATAGAAAATTAATGGTTTTTCTGAAAAATGATAGTGGAATTTATCAAGAAAAATGGAAAATTTTCTTAGAAAGATGGGGTTGATGCTTAATTATTTGTGTCTGAATTTTTTTTAGTAATTTGTTATTTAAAAAAGATTTTTTGGACTAGCTGTTTAAAACTGTTAAAATATGGTCGATTTTAAGCTGATCTGTTGATGAAAATCAAAAATCAGCTTGATTAAATTCACTAAATTGATCCAAAGAAACAACAACCGATCTCATTTTCGCACTTTTTATTGATAAAAACCCTGAAAGAGAATCCTCAAAGCCAATGCAATTTTCGGGATTTAGAGACAATCCTTCTGAAGCTAATAGAAAAATATCAGGCGCTGGCTTAGGTTTTTTGATTTTTTTAGGATCAGCAATATAGTCAAAAAAAGCAATAATTCCAAGTTTTTCTAAAATTAAAGGGGCATTAAGGCTACTTGAGGCAAGTGCAATTTTCATTTTTTTACTTTTTGCACTTGTTAGTAAATCTAATATTCCTGGCAAAAGATGGTCTTTATTTAGATTTTCAAGTAATTTTAAGTAAATTTCATTTTTTTTAAAACAGAGATTGTCAATTTTTTGTTCATCTCAGGTCAGTTTTTTTAGTTCTAAAATTGCTTTTAGCGTTTCTTTTCTTGATAGTCCCTTTAATTGGGCATTTTCAGTCTCGCTAAAGTCAATATTTTCGGCTAAAAGTGATTGTTTTCAGGCTAAAAAATGTAATTGGGCAGTATCTGTTATTATTCCATCCAGATCAAATATTAGTCCTTTAATTTTCATGGTTTATTGCAAAAAAATGCACGCTTTCTATAAGTTCTTCTTGATTATTTATTCAAATTTTTACAGGTTTTTTATTGAAATTTTCAACCCTAAAAGTTGAGTGATCAATTCTTACTTGTAAATTTGCACCTTGAAAACTAAAGTTATAAATTAATGAATTTCACTCTTTTGGTAAATTAGGTTTTAAATGAATTTTATGGTCAAAATAAGTTAGACCACCAAAGCCAAAAACAACCATTTGTCAAATTGCAGCAAGCGATCCTGCATGAATTCCAGCATCAGAACTTTTCATGTTTTGACCTAAATCAATGTTAATTCCGTACTGAAAAAGTTGATAAGCTTTGTCGATTTTGTTAAGTCTTATTGCTTCAATTGCATAAGTTGCCGCCGAAAGTGAGGAGTCATGTGTTGTAATTTGTTCGTAAAAATCAAAGTTTTTTGCTCTAATTTCTTCAGAATAGCGTTCAGGAAATAGGTATAAAAGTAAGACAACATCAGCTTGTTTAACTAGTTGAGATGCAAGAATTTTTTGCCCTTTTACAAGTGAAAAAAGTTTTTTTCCTGCATCACCAAGCATTTTAAATTCGCTAATATCGTTTCGTTCTAGTTCTAAAAAGCTGTCATTTTCGGCGATAATTAGCTCAGAATTTGGTTTTTGTTGGACTAAATTTTGGCCAACATTTTTGATTTTTTCAAAATCAATTTTATAAGGAATTTTTGCAAGAACCTCAGCAAATACTGGGGTATTTTTTATTTTTTCAAAATAAAAAAGCGCTAGATCAAGGTTATATTTTGCCATTGCATTAATGTAGGCCGAATTGTTAATATTGCCTTTGTATTCATTTGGACCCATTACATCATTAATTTCAAATTTTCCGTCAGTAGTTTTTTCAGCCCGGTTAGTGTAAAATCAAGCAGTATCAAAAATTATTTCATAGCCGTATTTTTCCATGAAATCTTGATCCAAAGTAACAACAAAATATTGTTGAATTGCATATGCAATATCAGCTGAGACATGAATTTCTTGACGGGCAGAGGCAATTGGGACTTGTTTTCCAGAAATTATATCAACCTGGCCTCAAATTGGACAGACTTCGCCATCTTTAGGCAGTGCCATCTCTCAGGGAAATTGGGCTCCTTCAAGGTTGGATTCTTGAGGTCTGACTTTAACAGAAGCGGCTTTTTTTCGGGCAGCATCTAAGCCTTTATAACGATAAATTAATAAATTTCTGACAACATTAGGTTCAACAAAAAGATAATTAGGATTAATAAAAAATTCTGAATCTCAATAGGTATGGCCTTGATATCCTTCGCCGGTTAGACCTTTTGCTCCTGCGTTAATTTCGGTCGAATTTTTTCGAAAAAGTCCATTTAGATGATAAAGTCCAAAATCAAGTCCAAGCTGGTCAAATTGGGAATTTGAATCAATTTTGACAAGAAATTTTTGTCATAGATTTTTGTCAAGAGCCTGGCTTGATTCTAAAAAAGACTCATGAAAATCGGCATTTAGTAAAGTTTTTAGTGTTAAATTTGCTTGTTTTTCGAGCTTAGAATCCTCAATTAAATTTTCGGAGTCATCAATGGAAGTATGAACTGACATTAATTTTATCAGGCTTAGTTTTGTGCCTTTTTTGAATTTTCCTTTGATTCGAAATAGTATTAGTCGTCTTGAGGCATCAACTTGAAAATTATCGTCTCCAGCTTTTATTCTTTGGCCGTTGACTTCAAAATGGCAAACTAAATTGTGAATGACTAACAAATTTGAGCTAGTTGAGCGTTGTTTTAACTGTAGAGCGTTTTCAAAAGGGCGAAATTTTTCACCTTCGGCAAAGTGTTGAGTTCCTGTGTTTGTATTTTGGGCATTAATTTGTGGGCGAAATTCAATTTGAACATATTCGTTTTCAGGGTTGACTTCAAGAATTTCAACCTCAATTTTTTGGGCATAAAAATTGAGGTTTTGATGTGAAACAAAACGAAAAGTCTCGATTTTTATAGTATTTTTTTGGCGGCTAAGTCTAACTGAACGCGATAGAGATCCATTTTTTATATCAAAAACTTTTTGATATTGGTCTTCAGAGTCAAGAATTAATGGCTGTTCATTTATAAACATTGGGGTTGTAATTAAATCTGCTAAA includes the following:
- the pgmB gene encoding beta-phosphoglucomutase — its product is MKIKGLIFDLDGIITDTAQLHFLAWKQSLLAENIDFSETENAQLKGLSRKETLKAILELKKLTWDEQKIDNLCFKKNEIYLKLLENLNKDHLLPGILDLLTSAKSKKMKIALASSSLNAPLILEKLGIIAFFDYIADPKKIKKPKPAPDIFLLASEGLSLNPENCIGFEDSLSGFLSIKSAKMRSVVVSLDQFSEFNQADFWFSSTDQLKIDHILTVLNS
- a CDS encoding glycosyl hydrolase family 65 protein, producing MKTNQFLTYDNFKKLVIQNGFDRRFTGKTESIFALTNGYLGLRSSDEEPDYYNKPGFFVSGVFNKDVEHEVPEICNLADLITTPMFINEQPLILDSEDQYQKVFDIKNGSLSRSVRLSRQKNTIKIETFRFVSHQNLNFYAQKIEVEILEVNPENEYVQIEFRPQINAQNTNTGTQHFAEGEKFRPFENALQLKQRSTSSNLLVIHNLVCHFEVNGQRIKAGDDNFQVDASRRLILFRIKGKFKKGTKLSLIKLMSVHTSIDDSENLIEDSKLEKQANLTLKTLLNADFHESFLESSQALDKNLWQKFLVKIDSNSQFDQLGLDFGLYHLNGLFRKNSTEINAGAKGLTGEGYQGHTYWDSEFFINPNYLFVEPNVVRNLLIYRYKGLDAARKKAASVKVRPQESNLEGAQFPWEMALPKDGEVCPIWGQVDIISGKQVPIASARQEIHVSADIAYAIQQYFVVTLDQDFMEKYGYEIIFDTAWFYTNRAEKTTDGKFEINDVMGPNEYKGNINNSAYINAMAKYNLDLALFYFEKIKNTPVFAEVLAKIPYKIDFEKIKNVGQNLVQQKPNSELIIAENDSFLELERNDISEFKMLGDAGKKLFSLVKGQKILASQLVKQADVVLLLYLFPERYSEEIRAKNFDFYEQITTHDSSLSAATYAIEAIRLNKIDKAYQLFQYGINIDLGQNMKSSDAGIHAGSLAAIWQMVVFGFGGLTYFDHKIHLKPNLPKEWNSLIYNFSFQGANLQVRIDHSTFRVENFNKKPVKIWINNQEELIESVHFFAINHEN